Proteins encoded by one window of Paraburkholderia terrae:
- the cobG gene encoding precorrin-3B synthase, whose protein sequence is MSHAFHSSDASALRPSACPGLLRIVPALDGGICRVKLAGGELSATQALAIAGAIDEHASGIVDITNRANLQLRGVKHGHEDALIAALLDAGLGPQNTEHAFADDVRNVMISPATGRDASALFDTTALTADLLTLLQNDTRFVALSPKFSLMLDGGERLMMLDHPHDIWFSAMPHRERSDAWFAFGLAGCPPVLAQHDGALAAVTASDLATFTRALVHTFLDLATPDDTRMHDLLAAHSIESIIRHAERKCGVEALRDASIERWRREPADASRRLGAYRQNDGHRWHVGAQPALGRIDSAVLRGLVELTHGNERATLRMTPWQSVLLTDIDPANLDTTLRKLEALGLATTSENPLTRVIACTGSTGCAKSHADTKADALKLAAHVPEHTQVHLSGCPRSCAAAHRAPYTLLAVADGRYDLYQTHDPRESNGFGRCIARGLTIDEAADVLQASALPPTDEPFDA, encoded by the coding sequence TTGAGCCACGCTTTCCATTCGTCCGACGCTTCCGCCTTGCGCCCTTCGGCTTGTCCGGGGCTGTTGCGCATCGTACCCGCGCTCGACGGCGGCATCTGCCGCGTGAAGCTGGCGGGCGGCGAATTGAGCGCAACACAGGCGCTCGCCATCGCCGGGGCGATCGACGAACACGCGTCGGGTATCGTCGACATTACGAATCGCGCGAACCTGCAATTGCGCGGCGTCAAGCACGGTCATGAAGACGCGCTCATTGCGGCACTGCTCGACGCGGGCCTCGGCCCGCAAAACACTGAGCACGCATTCGCCGACGACGTGCGCAACGTAATGATCAGCCCAGCGACGGGCCGCGATGCGAGCGCCTTATTCGACACAACCGCGCTCACTGCCGATCTGCTCACGCTGCTTCAAAACGACACGCGTTTCGTCGCGCTCTCACCGAAATTTTCGCTGATGCTCGATGGCGGCGAGCGTCTGATGATGCTCGATCATCCGCACGACATCTGGTTTTCGGCGATGCCGCATCGTGAGCGTTCTGACGCCTGGTTCGCGTTCGGCCTTGCAGGATGTCCGCCCGTTCTTGCGCAACATGACGGCGCATTAGCCGCCGTCACGGCTTCGGATCTCGCAACGTTCACGCGAGCGCTTGTACACACGTTCCTCGACCTCGCCACACCGGACGATACCCGCATGCACGACCTGCTCGCCGCGCATTCCATCGAGAGCATCATCAGGCACGCCGAACGCAAATGTGGCGTAGAGGCGTTGCGCGACGCGTCGATCGAACGCTGGCGCCGCGAACCTGCTGATGCATCGCGAAGGCTCGGCGCGTATCGACAAAACGACGGCCATCGTTGGCATGTCGGCGCGCAGCCCGCATTGGGCCGCATCGACAGCGCGGTACTGCGTGGCCTCGTCGAACTCACGCACGGCAACGAACGCGCAACCCTGCGCATGACACCGTGGCAAAGCGTGCTGCTCACCGATATCGACCCAGCAAATCTCGACACAACGTTACGGAAACTCGAAGCACTCGGCCTCGCCACCACTTCGGAAAATCCGCTAACCCGCGTGATCGCATGCACCGGCTCCACAGGCTGCGCGAAGAGCCACGCGGACACCAAAGCCGATGCCCTGAAGCTCGCCGCACACGTGCCCGAACATACGCAAGTGCATCTCAGCGGCTGCCCGCGTTCATGCGCGGCAGCGCACCGCGCGCCCTACACGCTGCTCGCAGTGGCCGACGGCCGCTACGACCTGTACCAGACACACGACCCGCGCGAGTCCAACGGCTTCGGCCGATGCATCGCGCGCGGTCTGACGATCGACGAAGCCGCGGACGTGCTACAAGCGTCCGCCCTTCCCCCAACTGATGAGCCATTCGATGCTTGA
- the cobJ gene encoding precorrin-3B C(17)-methyltransferase produces the protein MARLTTPPAIVILGVGALDTARCVQSLYDGAQVHGLQSRVADADVAYTELNAHLRELYASGTPIIALCAAGIVIRCIAPLLADKGVEPPVLAVAEDGSAVVPLLGGLSGVNVMAREIAAALDVPPAITTSGELRFGACVLNPPDGYTLASIDQGKRFVSDLLAGEATRIEGDAPWLDSVQLPRADDARRAIRVTPLAWNGATDELVIHPRSVVVAVHATGPGDGLLHQRILEAAQTHGLAAQSLAVLLAPASLTGDPALQQAADTLQVALRFAVGSGDDNGAAQMLSQTLRVPHKALDANADASIVFAVAHAPLDPATVGRARGKLSVIGLGPGDASLMVPAARTALTQATDILGYETYVKMAGPFRADQRVHGTDNREEMQRARHAFELASTGRHVAMVSSGDPGVFAMAAAVLEALDEVRDDAQYAAWAGVELEIVPGVSAALATAAQAGAPLGHDFCMLSLSDNLKPWSIIESRLRHAAEADLVMAFYNPISRARPWQLDKALDIVRESRAPTTTVVLGRDIGRPGATLKTTTLAELKSADVDMRTMVIIGSSTTRAFRSAGRGREWVYTPRWYE, from the coding sequence ATGGCAAGGCTGACGACGCCACCCGCAATCGTGATACTCGGCGTCGGCGCGCTGGACACGGCGCGGTGCGTGCAATCCCTTTATGACGGCGCGCAGGTGCATGGCCTGCAAAGCCGCGTCGCCGACGCCGATGTCGCCTACACCGAACTGAACGCGCATCTGCGCGAGTTGTATGCGAGCGGCACGCCGATCATCGCGTTGTGCGCGGCGGGCATCGTGATCCGCTGCATTGCGCCGCTGCTCGCGGACAAAGGCGTCGAGCCGCCCGTGCTGGCCGTCGCCGAGGATGGCAGCGCCGTCGTGCCGCTGCTCGGCGGGCTGTCGGGCGTCAACGTGATGGCGCGCGAAATCGCCGCCGCGCTCGACGTGCCGCCCGCGATCACCACGAGCGGCGAACTGCGCTTCGGCGCGTGCGTGCTGAATCCGCCCGACGGCTACACGCTTGCCAGCATCGATCAGGGCAAGCGCTTCGTGTCCGATCTGCTTGCGGGCGAAGCGACGCGCATCGAAGGTGACGCGCCGTGGCTCGACAGTGTGCAACTGCCGCGCGCCGACGACGCTCGACGCGCGATCCGCGTCACGCCGCTGGCGTGGAACGGCGCGACTGACGAACTGGTGATTCATCCGCGCAGTGTCGTCGTCGCCGTCCATGCAACGGGACCGGGCGACGGCTTGTTGCATCAACGGATACTCGAAGCGGCGCAGACGCATGGGCTGGCGGCGCAATCGCTGGCGGTGCTGCTCGCGCCTGCTTCGCTGACGGGCGATCCCGCGCTTCAACAGGCTGCGGATACGCTGCAGGTCGCATTGCGCTTCGCCGTCGGCAGCGGTGACGACAACGGCGCGGCCCAGATGCTCAGCCAAACCCTACGTGTGCCCCACAAAGCGCTCGATGCAAACGCCGACGCGTCCATCGTCTTCGCCGTCGCGCACGCGCCGCTCGATCCCGCGACAGTCGGCCGCGCGCGCGGCAAGCTGAGCGTGATCGGCCTCGGCCCCGGCGACGCGTCGTTGATGGTGCCCGCCGCGCGCACAGCGCTGACGCAGGCCACCGACATCCTCGGCTACGAAACCTACGTGAAGATGGCAGGCCCGTTCCGCGCGGACCAGCGTGTGCATGGCACCGACAATCGCGAGGAAATGCAGCGCGCCCGCCACGCATTCGAACTGGCGAGCACGGGACGGCACGTGGCGATGGTGTCGTCCGGAGATCCAGGCGTGTTCGCGATGGCGGCCGCCGTACTCGAAGCGCTCGATGAAGTGCGCGACGACGCCCAATACGCGGCGTGGGCGGGTGTCGAACTGGAAATCGTGCCCGGCGTGTCCGCCGCGCTGGCGACAGCCGCGCAGGCAGGTGCGCCGCTTGGCCACGATTTCTGCATGCTGTCGCTGTCGGACAATCTGAAACCGTGGTCGATCATCGAATCGCGGCTGCGGCACGCAGCCGAAGCCGATCTGGTGATGGCGTTCTACAACCCGATTTCGCGCGCCCGTCCGTGGCAACTCGACAAGGCGCTCGATATCGTGCGCGAATCTCGCGCGCCGACGACAACCGTCGTGCTCGGCCGCGATATTGGCCGTCCCGGCGCGACATTGAAAACGACGACGCTCGCCGAGCTGAAATCCGCCGATGTCGATATGCGGACGATGGTAATAATCGGCTCGTCGACGACCCGCGCGTTCCGCTCCGCTGGGCGCGGCCGGGAATGGGTTTACACGCCGCGCTGGTACGAATAG
- a CDS encoding precorrin-8X methylmutase, with translation MLDYIRDGQEIYRQSFATIRAEADLSRIPADLEKLAVRVIHACGMVDIVGDLRFSEGAGLAGRHALANGAPILCDARMVAEGITRARLPAHNEVICTLADPSVPALAREMNNTRSAAALELWRPHLPGSVVVIGNAPTSLFHLLDMLDSGAPRPALILGFPVGFIGAAESKAMLAANSRGVPFVAVQGRRGGSAMAAAAVNALASEDE, from the coding sequence ATGCTTGACTACATCCGCGACGGACAGGAAATTTATCGCCAGTCGTTCGCGACGATACGCGCGGAAGCTGACCTCTCGCGCATTCCCGCCGACCTCGAAAAACTTGCCGTGCGCGTGATCCACGCGTGCGGGATGGTCGATATCGTCGGTGATCTGCGCTTTTCGGAGGGTGCGGGCCTCGCGGGCCGACACGCCCTCGCCAACGGCGCGCCCATCCTCTGCGACGCACGCATGGTCGCCGAAGGCATCACGCGCGCGCGGCTGCCCGCGCACAACGAAGTGATCTGCACGCTGGCCGATCCATCCGTGCCCGCGCTCGCGCGCGAGATGAACAACACGCGTTCGGCGGCGGCGCTCGAACTGTGGCGGCCACATCTGCCAGGCAGCGTCGTCGTAATCGGCAATGCGCCGACCTCGCTCTTTCATCTGCTCGACATGCTCGATAGCGGCGCGCCGCGCCCCGCGCTGATTCTCGGCTTCCCGGTCGGCTTCATCGGCGCGGCAGAGTCGAAGGCGATGCTCGCCGCCAATAGCCGCGGCGTGCCGTTCGTCGCCGTGCAAGGCCGGCGCGGCGGTAGCGCGATGGCAGCGGCCGCCGTGAACGCGCTCGCATCGGAGGACGAATAA
- a CDS encoding OmpA family protein: MPAAQKIADPYRRGVAEGFLEIAERQDSHVLVSRVYNNAAQRALGNARYLIDQSVPWEPLYTAKNWPTRDKWVQAIRAIEATNARVSASTCKGESAGRLLALTDEVWKEQDETHGTRWVHGWEAIERAQKLSVQVNQELDHCAPPPPPPPVVESATPISLSADALFDFDSAKLKADGITAIDALATDLKRAQSIDVVTVIGYTDRFGSVAHNRDLSRRRAQAVADALQERGLNPARFDVRGAGSTAPIATCPGRKSAAVIACLAPNRRVEIRVSGQSVSAMPAAPAAPQSPRPQQMKQEQAQPQVQPQVQPQAQQLQLQQLQQPPQRQQWQMPQSLQKPPAQ; encoded by the coding sequence ATGCCTGCCGCGCAGAAGATCGCAGATCCCTACCGTCGCGGTGTGGCGGAAGGCTTCCTCGAAATCGCTGAGCGTCAGGACAGCCACGTGCTCGTTTCGCGCGTTTATAACAATGCCGCGCAACGGGCATTGGGCAATGCGCGCTACCTGATCGACCAGAGCGTGCCGTGGGAGCCGCTATACACGGCGAAGAACTGGCCCACACGCGACAAGTGGGTGCAGGCAATTCGCGCTATCGAAGCAACCAACGCGCGGGTGTCGGCATCGACGTGCAAGGGCGAGTCGGCGGGCCGCTTGCTTGCCCTCACCGACGAAGTCTGGAAGGAGCAGGACGAAACGCACGGCACGCGCTGGGTACACGGTTGGGAAGCGATCGAGCGCGCGCAGAAGCTGAGCGTGCAGGTGAATCAGGAGCTCGATCACTGTGCGCCTCCACCGCCACCGCCGCCTGTCGTCGAATCCGCCACGCCGATCTCGTTGTCCGCCGACGCGCTGTTCGATTTCGACAGCGCCAAGCTCAAGGCGGATGGCATCACCGCGATCGACGCGCTCGCAACGGATCTGAAGCGCGCGCAATCGATCGATGTCGTCACGGTGATCGGCTACACGGACCGCTTCGGCTCGGTCGCGCACAACCGCGACCTGTCGCGGCGCCGTGCGCAGGCTGTAGCGGACGCGCTGCAGGAACGCGGGCTGAACCCCGCGCGCTTCGACGTGCGCGGGGCGGGATCGACTGCACCGATCGCGACCTGCCCGGGACGGAAGTCTGCTGCTGTGATCGCGTGTCTGGCGCCGAACCGCCGCGTCGAGATTCGCGTGAGCGGGCAGTCTGTTTCTGCAATGCCGGCTGCGCCCGCCGCGCCGCAGTCACCACGGCCGCAGCAGATGAAGCAGGAACAAGCGCAGCCGCAAGTACAGCCGCAGGTACAGCCGCAAGCGCAACAGCTCCAGTTGCAGCAGCTGCAACAGCCGCCGCAGCGACAACAGTGGCAGATGCCGCAATCGCTGCAAAAACCACCCGCGCAGTAA
- a CDS encoding bifunctional cobalt-precorrin-7 (C(5))-methyltransferase/cobalt-precorrin-6B (C(15))-methyltransferase, which translates to MSAWLTVVGMGDDGFAGLGKTARRALIDASVIYGGERHLAMLPVCLNAAREPWPHPFDIAPVLARRDTPVCVLASGDPMFYGVGATLARHVPADELRVLPAPSSVSLAAARLGWALQDVATVSLVGRPLAALQMQLHDGARVLVLSADGATPAAVAAWLVERGFGATRMIVMEHLGSASERLIDARALDWSIGETASLNVIALDCRRDASSDAPRLALTPGLPDDAYRHDGQLTKRDVRALTLGRLAPAPGELLWDVGAGCGSIGIEWMRAHASCRAIAIEANGERQRFIEHNRDALGVPGLQLIAGKAPDALKGLPAPDAIFIGGGVTAHGVLDACWHALKQGGRLIANAVTLEGEAALVAWRAQYGGALTRIALAEAQALGGFETWRSALPITLLDTRKP; encoded by the coding sequence ATGTCGGCGTGGCTGACAGTGGTGGGAATGGGCGATGACGGTTTTGCCGGCCTGGGGAAAACGGCGCGGCGCGCGCTGATCGACGCGTCGGTGATCTATGGCGGCGAGCGGCATCTGGCGATGCTGCCCGTGTGCCTGAACGCCGCGCGCGAGCCATGGCCGCATCCGTTCGACATCGCGCCCGTGCTCGCGCGGCGCGACACGCCCGTGTGCGTGCTGGCGAGCGGCGATCCGATGTTCTACGGCGTCGGCGCGACGCTCGCGCGCCACGTTCCCGCCGATGAATTGCGCGTGCTGCCGGCTCCCTCGTCGGTGTCGCTTGCGGCGGCGCGTCTTGGCTGGGCGTTGCAGGACGTGGCGACGGTGTCGCTGGTCGGTCGGCCGCTTGCCGCGTTGCAGATGCAGTTGCATGACGGCGCGCGCGTGTTAGTGTTGAGCGCGGATGGCGCGACGCCTGCCGCCGTGGCTGCGTGGCTCGTCGAACGTGGCTTCGGCGCGACACGCATGATCGTGATGGAGCATCTGGGCAGCGCATCCGAACGCCTGATCGACGCTCGCGCGCTCGACTGGTCGATTGGCGAGACGGCGTCGCTGAACGTGATCGCGCTCGATTGCCGGCGCGATGCGTCGTCCGATGCGCCACGGCTCGCGTTGACACCGGGACTGCCCGACGACGCCTATCGTCACGACGGCCAGTTGACGAAGCGCGACGTCCGCGCGCTGACGCTCGGACGCCTCGCCCCCGCGCCCGGCGAACTGCTGTGGGACGTCGGCGCGGGCTGCGGGTCGATCGGTATCGAATGGATGCGCGCGCACGCCAGTTGCCGCGCGATAGCGATCGAAGCGAACGGCGAGCGTCAGCGTTTCATCGAGCACAATCGCGACGCGCTCGGCGTGCCGGGACTGCAACTGATCGCAGGCAAGGCGCCGGATGCATTGAAAGGCCTGCCCGCACCCGACGCGATTTTCATCGGCGGCGGCGTGACGGCGCATGGCGTGCTCGATGCGTGCTGGCACGCGCTGAAGCAAGGCGGGCGGTTGATTGCGAACGCTGTCACGCTCGAAGGCGAGGCGGCGCTCGTCGCGTGGCGCGCGCAGTATGGCGGCGCGTTGACACGCATCGCGCTTGCCGAGGCGCAGGCGCTCGGCGGCTTCGAGACGTGGCGCTCCGCGCTGCCGATCACGCTACTCGACACCCGCAAACCGTGA
- a CDS encoding flagellar brake protein, whose translation MQTSEDTVDTDASAPVTAARQLSPDAVPVGTPLEFPIIDSDGALLFDRGAIVIGADEHRFLFQHFKPQRGDLDNANEDGTRATQAAAKPGDAEALALKDMHLTIGALIGVRSQVGMGAPMHPSRIIGFAPNESLFVTPPLVDGKPMALSVGENVEIVAIASQAVFRFVCTVDSVCQVPFHYLVLSKPGVVRRLRERKSVRVRASLPLRFSVEAQGTGYESLGLVQSVSALGMSFSAAWTVGEIGKRIRVAFTLRSKDMETPIETTAIIRNVQPGSKPGDPATHGIEFDQLNQVEQMALKVYVFDRIDDVIFWTSGPK comes from the coding sequence ATGCAAACCAGTGAAGACACCGTCGACACGGACGCGAGCGCGCCTGTGACCGCTGCGCGTCAGCTTTCGCCCGATGCCGTGCCCGTCGGCACACCGCTCGAATTTCCGATTATCGACAGCGATGGCGCGCTGCTGTTCGATCGCGGCGCGATCGTAATCGGCGCGGATGAGCACCGCTTCCTGTTCCAGCATTTCAAGCCGCAGCGCGGCGACCTGGACAACGCGAACGAGGACGGCACGCGCGCCACACAGGCGGCAGCCAAGCCAGGCGACGCCGAAGCGCTCGCGCTCAAGGACATGCATCTGACGATCGGCGCGCTGATCGGCGTGCGCTCGCAGGTCGGCATGGGCGCGCCGATGCATCCGTCGCGCATCATCGGCTTTGCGCCGAACGAGTCGCTGTTCGTCACGCCGCCGCTCGTCGACGGCAAGCCGATGGCGCTCTCCGTCGGCGAGAACGTCGAGATCGTCGCGATTGCGAGCCAGGCGGTGTTCCGCTTCGTGTGTACCGTCGATTCCGTCTGCCAGGTGCCGTTCCACTATCTCGTGCTGTCGAAGCCGGGCGTGGTCCGCCGGCTGCGCGAGCGCAAGTCGGTGCGCGTGCGCGCGAGCCTCCCGCTGCGCTTCAGCGTCGAAGCGCAAGGCACGGGCTACGAAAGCCTCGGCCTCGTGCAGAGCGTGAGCGCGCTGGGCATGTCGTTTTCCGCCGCGTGGACGGTCGGCGAAATCGGCAAGCGCATCCGCGTGGCGTTCACGCTGCGCTCCAAAGACATGGAGACGCCGATCGAAACCACGGCGATCATCCGCAACGTGCAGCCCGGCTCAAAACCCGGCGATCCCGCTACGCACGGCATCGAGTTCGACCAGCTCAACCAGGTCGAGCAGATGGCGCTGAAAGTCTATGTATTCGACCGGATCGACGATGTGATCTTCTGGACGAGCGGACCAAAGTAA
- a CDS encoding cobalt-precorrin-6A reductase: MKRVLLLGGTGDALQIARQLGPQHVYSLAGLGRVPEGLACEVRVGGFGGSDGLARFIESEGIALVIDATHPYAAQMSANAAAACRDAKVPCWALRRAGWTPQAGDDWRMVGGWDQLVDAIRPFRRVLFTSGREPLSHLDEIPAHQFWIVRCLDAHPGNERARIIDARGPFDIDGERALFALNHIDVLVTKNSGGAATQPKLEVARELKVPVVMMRRPSLPEVDREFDSPAQLLPALNEEDWSAVK; encoded by the coding sequence ATGAAGCGCGTGTTATTGCTCGGTGGCACGGGCGACGCGTTGCAGATCGCGCGGCAACTCGGGCCGCAGCATGTCTATAGCTTGGCGGGACTCGGACGCGTGCCGGAAGGGCTGGCGTGTGAAGTGCGCGTCGGTGGGTTTGGCGGCAGCGATGGGCTTGCGCGGTTTATCGAAAGCGAAGGCATCGCGCTCGTGATCGACGCGACGCATCCGTATGCCGCGCAAATGAGCGCGAACGCGGCGGCGGCGTGCCGCGATGCCAAGGTGCCGTGCTGGGCGCTGCGCCGCGCGGGCTGGACGCCGCAAGCGGGCGACGACTGGCGCATGGTGGGCGGCTGGGATCAGTTGGTCGATGCGATCCGTCCGTTTCGTCGCGTGCTGTTCACGTCGGGCCGCGAGCCGCTTTCGCATCTCGATGAAATACCTGCGCATCAATTTTGGATTGTGCGCTGTCTCGACGCGCATCCGGGCAACGAGCGTGCGCGCATTATCGACGCGCGCGGCCCGTTCGATATCGACGGCGAGCGGGCGCTGTTCGCTCTGAATCACATTGATGTGCTGGTGACGAAGAACAGCGGCGGAGCGGCGACGCAGCCGAAGCTCGAGGTGGCGCGCGAACTGAAGGTGCCCGTGGTGATGATGCGGCGTCCTTCGCTGCCTGAGGTCGATCGCGAGTTCGACAGTCCGGCGCAACTGCTGCCCGCATTGAACGAAGAAGATTGGAGTGCTGTGAAATGA
- a CDS encoding precorrin-2 C(20)-methyltransferase, with product MADQANSTRGRLYGLGVGPGDPELITVKALRLLKSAHVVAYFVAKGKKGNAFSIIESHLSSEQEQLPLVYPVTTEALEPPLSYEAIIADFYDTAAEVVAKHLDAGRDVAVICEGDPFFYGSYMYLHDRLANRLAPRFEGEVVPGVCSMLGGVAVLGQPLVYRNQTLSVLSGVLPEDELKRRLAAADAAVVMKLGRNFDKVRRVLDELGLAERALYVERATMANQRIVPLAEVDPMASPYFSLLVVPGEKWQG from the coding sequence ATGGCCGATCAGGCGAACAGCACGCGCGGGCGTCTCTATGGTCTCGGCGTCGGCCCCGGCGACCCGGAACTGATCACGGTGAAAGCGCTGCGGCTGCTGAAATCGGCACACGTGGTCGCGTACTTCGTCGCGAAGGGCAAGAAAGGCAACGCGTTTTCGATCATCGAGTCGCATCTGTCGAGCGAGCAGGAACAGTTGCCGCTCGTCTATCCCGTGACGACGGAAGCGCTTGAACCGCCGCTGTCGTACGAAGCGATCATCGCCGACTTCTACGACACGGCCGCCGAAGTGGTCGCGAAGCACCTCGATGCGGGACGCGACGTGGCCGTGATCTGCGAAGGCGATCCGTTCTTCTACGGCTCGTACATGTACCTGCACGACCGGCTCGCCAACCGGCTCGCGCCGCGCTTCGAAGGCGAAGTGGTGCCCGGCGTGTGCTCGATGCTCGGCGGCGTCGCCGTGCTCGGCCAGCCGCTCGTGTATCGCAACCAGACGCTGTCGGTGCTGTCGGGTGTGTTGCCCGAAGACGAACTCAAGCGCCGTCTCGCCGCTGCCGATGCCGCCGTCGTGATGAAGCTCGGCCGCAATTTCGACAAGGTGCGCCGTGTGCTCGACGAACTGGGACTCGCGGAGCGCGCGCTCTACGTCGAACGGGCGACGATGGCGAACCAGCGCATCGTGCCGCTCGCCGAAGTCGATCCGATGGCGTCGCCGTATTTCTCGCTGCTCGTCGTGCCGGGGGAAAAATGGCAAGGCTGA
- a CDS encoding cobalt-precorrin-5B (C(1))-methyltransferase has translation MRDETPEQPAPLRSGYTTGSCATATSLAAARLLLSGIASDVAEIVLPKGQHVPMQLVFCRLIDGGKDGAEAGTVKDAGDDPDVTHGAVVFARVRLADAPGVRFHAGPGVGTVTRAGLTLPVGEPAINPVPRQMMTAHLTELAAEHGYAGGFEVTIGVENGEALAQKTMNPRLGIVGGLSILGTTGIVRPFSCSAYIASIHQGIDVARANGYRHIAACTGNASEDAMRAYYQLPDIALIEMGDFAGAVLKHLKRAPVDKLSMCGGFGKLSKLAAGHLDLHSRNSSIDLPQLAAWSAQHPASDDAVQAAIVGANTSQEALAMARKQGVPLGDIVCARARDVAREIVPASVEVEMFAIDRQGNIIGVAR, from the coding sequence ATGCGCGACGAAACGCCCGAACAACCCGCGCCACTGCGCAGCGGCTACACGACGGGAAGCTGCGCGACGGCGACGTCGCTGGCGGCGGCGCGGTTGCTGCTGTCGGGTATCGCGAGCGATGTCGCGGAAATCGTGCTGCCGAAAGGCCAGCATGTGCCGATGCAACTCGTGTTCTGCCGCCTGATCGACGGCGGTAAGGACGGCGCCGAAGCGGGCACCGTCAAGGACGCGGGCGACGATCCCGACGTCACGCACGGCGCCGTGGTGTTCGCGCGCGTGCGTCTGGCCGACGCGCCCGGCGTGCGTTTTCATGCGGGGCCGGGCGTCGGCACGGTGACGCGCGCGGGCCTCACGCTGCCCGTCGGCGAACCGGCCATCAACCCGGTGCCGCGTCAGATGATGACCGCGCATCTGACCGAACTGGCCGCCGAGCATGGCTATGCGGGCGGCTTCGAAGTGACGATCGGTGTCGAGAATGGCGAGGCGCTGGCGCAGAAGACGATGAACCCGCGCCTCGGCATTGTCGGCGGGCTGTCGATACTCGGCACGACGGGCATCGTGCGGCCGTTCTCGTGTTCGGCGTATATCGCGTCGATCCATCAGGGCATCGACGTGGCGCGCGCGAACGGCTATCGGCATATTGCCGCGTGTACGGGCAATGCGAGCGAAGACGCGATGCGCGCTTACTACCAGTTGCCCGATATCGCGCTGATCGAGATGGGCGACTTCGCGGGCGCGGTGCTCAAGCATCTGAAGCGCGCGCCCGTCGACAAGCTCAGCATGTGCGGCGGCTTCGGCAAGCTGAGCAAACTCGCGGCGGGGCATCTCGATCTGCACAGCCGCAATTCGAGCATCGACTTGCCGCAACTCGCCGCGTGGTCGGCGCAACATCCGGCGAGTGATGACGCGGTGCAGGCCGCTATCGTCGGCGCGAACACGAGCCAGGAAGCGCTTGCGATGGCGCGAAAACAAGGCGTGCCGCTCGGGGATATCGTCTGCGCACGCGCGCGCGACGTGGCGCGCGAGATCGTGCCTGCGTCGGTCGAAGTCGAGATGTTCGCGATCGACCGGCAGGGCAATATCATCGGAGTGGCGCGATGA
- the cobM gene encoding precorrin-4 C(11)-methyltransferase, translated as MTVFFIGAGPGDPELITVKGQRLVRTCPVILYAGSLVPEAVLSGNVAEKVVNTAELDLDAIVGLLADAHANGQDVARVHSGDPSLYGAIGEQIRRLRALCIPYEIVPGVTATAACAAALGVELTLPDVSQTLILTRYARKTSMPEGEQLADLARHGASMAIHLGVRHIASIVDELTPHYGGDCPVAVVYRASWPDEEKVVGTLADIVEKLQGMDIQRTALILVGRVLDAEHFADSTLYSK; from the coding sequence ATGACGGTGTTTTTTATCGGTGCTGGACCGGGCGATCCTGAACTGATCACGGTGAAGGGGCAGCGCCTGGTGCGTACGTGTCCGGTGATTCTGTATGCCGGTTCGCTTGTGCCCGAAGCCGTGTTGAGCGGCAATGTCGCTGAAAAGGTGGTGAATACGGCGGAGCTCGATCTGGATGCGATCGTTGGTCTGCTTGCCGACGCGCATGCGAACGGGCAGGACGTCGCGCGCGTGCATTCGGGCGATCCGTCGTTGTACGGCGCAATTGGGGAGCAGATTCGCCGCCTGCGGGCGCTTTGCATTCCGTATGAGATCGTGCCGGGTGTGACGGCTACGGCGGCCTGCGCGGCCGCGCTTGGGGTTGAGTTGACGTTGCCGGATGTGTCGCAGACGTTGATTCTCACCCGCTATGCGCGGAAGACTTCGATGCCGGAGGGCGAGCAACTTGCCGATCTTGCGCGGCATGGTGCGTCGATGGCAATTCATCTTGGGGTGCGGCATATTGCTAGTATTGTCGATGAGCTGACGCCTCACTATGGTGGCGACTGTCCCGTCGCGGTGGTTTATCGGGCTAGTTGGCCGGATGAGGAGAAGGTCGTTGGTACGCTTGCTGATATTGTTGAGAAGTTGCAGGGGATGGATATTCAGCGTACCGCGTTGATTCTGGTTGGGCGGGTGCTCGATGCAGAGCATTTTGCGGATTCGACTTTGTATTCGAAGTAG